The following proteins are co-located in the Sulfurovum sp. TSL6 genome:
- a CDS encoding cold-shock protein — MATQVNGTVKWFNSEKGFGFIEQENGGNDVFVHYRQINSNGYDRVSLNEGQKVTFEIGEGQKGPQAENVTGL; from the coding sequence ATGGCAACTCAAGTAAACGGAACCGTAAAATGGTTCAACAGTGAAAAAGGTTTCGGTTTTATCGAACAAGAAAATGGTGGAAATGATGTATTTGTACACTATCGTCAAATTAACAGCAACGGTTACGACCGTGTTTCCCTTAATGAAGGTCAAAAAGTGACTTTTGAGATCGGTGAAGGTCAAAAAGGCCCACAGGCTGAAAACGTTACTGGTCTTTAA
- the bioA gene encoding adenosylmethionine--8-amino-7-oxononanoate transaminase: MLEYDREHILHPYAPSNPSADMTFVKSAKGVYLELEDGKKIIDAMSSWWSVIHGYNVEALNNAAVEQLSKMSHVMFGGITHEPAIKLAKTLIDITDTSLERVFFSDSGSVSVEVALKMAFQYWSSQGNSEKSKILAFSKGYHGDTFGAMSVCDPITGMHSAFEKILHKNIFAEAPGCDYNAEWDEGYIADFASKLEQNHKEIAAVILEPIVQGAGGMRIYSPHFLRVVRALCDEYGVLLILDEVATGFGRTGKLFAYEHADISPDILCVGKALTGGYMSLAATLTTKKVMHGVESNGNVLMHGPTFMANPLACSVANASLELLLHSPWQQRILGIETQLKEELSECNTLDIVKEVRVLGAIGVVELNRDVDLAWMTPKFIQQGIWIRPFLNLVYIMPPYITSSEELTQITQAIYDVVKEFAAYSKRST; the protein is encoded by the coding sequence ATGTTAGAGTACGATAGAGAGCATATTCTTCATCCTTATGCACCTTCCAATCCATCCGCAGATATGACTTTTGTAAAATCAGCCAAGGGCGTCTACCTTGAACTGGAAGACGGAAAGAAGATCATCGATGCCATGTCATCATGGTGGTCAGTCATCCATGGCTATAATGTAGAGGCTTTAAATAATGCTGCGGTAGAACAGCTTTCAAAAATGTCTCATGTAATGTTTGGGGGCATTACGCATGAACCGGCCATAAAGCTTGCAAAAACACTGATCGACATTACCGATACATCTTTGGAGAGGGTGTTTTTTAGTGATTCTGGTTCTGTGAGTGTTGAGGTGGCTTTGAAAATGGCATTTCAATACTGGAGTTCACAAGGAAACAGCGAAAAAAGTAAGATCTTAGCCTTCTCTAAAGGGTATCATGGTGATACGTTTGGCGCAATGAGTGTATGTGATCCCATTACAGGGATGCACTCAGCCTTTGAAAAGATACTCCATAAAAATATATTTGCAGAGGCTCCCGGGTGTGATTATAATGCAGAGTGGGATGAAGGGTACATTGCCGACTTCGCATCCAAGTTGGAGCAAAATCACAAAGAAATAGCTGCAGTCATACTTGAGCCCATAGTTCAGGGTGCAGGTGGAATGAGGATCTACTCACCTCATTTTTTAAGAGTGGTAAGAGCGCTATGTGATGAGTATGGTGTGTTGTTGATACTGGATGAGGTAGCTACAGGGTTTGGAAGAACAGGAAAGTTATTTGCGTATGAGCATGCCGATATCTCCCCGGACATTTTATGTGTAGGTAAGGCGCTGACGGGTGGATATATGTCACTCGCAGCGACGCTTACTACAAAAAAAGTGATGCATGGCGTTGAGTCAAATGGGAATGTGTTGATGCATGGGCCGACCTTTATGGCAAATCCATTGGCGTGCAGTGTTGCAAATGCAAGTTTAGAGTTACTGCTTCACTCTCCCTGGCAGCAAAGAATTTTAGGGATAGAGACACAACTCAAAGAGGAATTGTCTGAGTGTAATACACTTGATATTGTTAAAGAGGTGCGCGTTTTAGGTGCTATAGGTGTGGTGGAACTCAACAGGGATGTAGATCTTGCATGGATGACCCCTAAGTTTATTCAACAAGGTATATGGATCAGACCTTTTTTGAATCTTGTGTATATTATGCCGCCATATATTACTTCAAGTGAAGAGTTAACGCAAATAACACAAGCGATCTATGATGTGGTAAAAGAGTTTGCAGCTTACAGTAAAAGATCTACATAA
- a CDS encoding RtcB family protein: protein MNMNLLEKIDDYTWTIPLKAGEKRSGILLYGSEPLLKSMDNKVLEQISNVATLPGLVGEAMTMPDAHWGYGFPIGGVAAFDADEGGIISAGGVGFDISCGIRCLRTDLMREDLTSTDLTKLADELSRTIPAGVGREGKLKLTIDELDDVLRGGAQWAIHHGYGVGEDLSFVEEMGKMEGARPENISQLAKERQLGEVGTLGSGNHYLEVQEVAKIYDEKAAEAFGIKKGQILVSIHCGSRALGHQIGTEYMVSLAKAATRLGISLPDRELACAPIHSPEGQEYIGAMNAAINCAMANRQVLTHLTRNVFEGLFKGVNIETLYDVSHNTCKEEMHLVNGVERTLWVHRKGATRAFGPGHQDIPVGYRSVGQPVIIGGSMGTGSYILAGTKEGEERAFSSASHGAGRAMSRHQALKLWKGKQVIQDLAQKGILIRSASMRGVAEEAPDAYKDVDLVAEATEKAGLARRVAFLKPKVCIKG from the coding sequence ATGAATATGAACCTATTGGAAAAAATTGATGATTATACATGGACCATCCCTCTAAAGGCAGGAGAAAAAAGAAGTGGCATACTCTTATACGGATCAGAACCATTATTAAAAAGTATGGATAATAAAGTCTTAGAGCAGATCAGTAATGTCGCGACACTGCCGGGTTTGGTAGGAGAGGCCATGACAATGCCGGATGCACACTGGGGCTACGGATTTCCCATAGGCGGTGTTGCTGCTTTTGATGCGGATGAAGGGGGCATCATTTCTGCAGGAGGTGTAGGATTTGACATATCCTGCGGTATTCGATGTTTACGTACAGACCTGATGAGAGAGGATCTGACATCTACAGATCTTACAAAGCTGGCGGATGAGCTTTCCCGCACGATACCTGCAGGCGTAGGTAGAGAGGGAAAACTCAAACTTACGATCGATGAGCTTGATGATGTCCTTAGAGGCGGTGCCCAATGGGCGATCCATCATGGATATGGTGTAGGCGAAGATCTAAGTTTCGTTGAAGAGATGGGTAAGATGGAAGGTGCTAGGCCTGAGAATATCTCCCAACTGGCTAAAGAACGGCAACTTGGAGAAGTGGGTACCCTAGGCTCTGGAAATCATTACCTTGAGGTCCAGGAAGTTGCCAAGATCTATGATGAAAAAGCAGCAGAAGCATTTGGTATCAAAAAAGGTCAGATCCTTGTATCGATCCATTGCGGTTCTCGGGCACTGGGACATCAGATCGGTACGGAATATATGGTCTCGCTTGCAAAAGCGGCCACACGACTGGGAATCTCACTGCCTGACAGGGAACTTGCCTGTGCACCTATCCATTCACCTGAAGGACAGGAGTACATCGGTGCTATGAATGCAGCGATCAACTGCGCTATGGCAAACAGACAGGTACTGACCCATTTGACCAGAAATGTTTTTGAGGGCTTATTTAAAGGTGTGAATATTGAGACACTCTACGATGTCTCCCATAATACCTGTAAGGAGGAGATGCATCTGGTAAATGGTGTGGAGCGTACCTTATGGGTTCACCGTAAAGGAGCAACGCGTGCTTTTGGTCCAGGACATCAAGACATCCCGGTAGGCTACAGGAGTGTGGGTCAGCCTGTTATAATCGGTGGAAGTATGGGAACGGGATCCTATATTCTTGCAGGTACCAAAGAGGGAGAGGAGAGAGCTTTCTCTTCAGCAAGTCATGGGGCCGGCCGCGCAATGAGCCGTCATCAGGCACTCAAACTCTGGAAAGGGAAACAAGTCATACAAGATCTTGCACAAAAAGGTATTCTCATCCGTTCTGCATCTATGCGTGGGGTTGCTGAAGAAGCCCCTGATGCTTATAAGGATGTCGACCTTGTTGCTGAAGCGACTGAAAAAGCAGGGTTGGCAAGAAGGGTAGCCTTTTTAAAACCAAAGGTGTGTATCAAAGGGTAG
- a CDS encoding archease, producing MNKKYGYFEHDADIGIIGRGNRLEEAFESAAVAMFAIMADVDVLHCDELIEVTFEEDDNEFALIEWLNTLLALAHMKHLALGRFELQKEGNSWRGKAWGDKWKKEIERGTEVKGATLTMLSVKEKEDHWEARCVVDV from the coding sequence ATGAACAAAAAATATGGTTATTTTGAGCATGATGCGGATATCGGTATTATTGGAAGAGGGAATCGCCTGGAGGAGGCATTCGAATCAGCTGCAGTGGCAATGTTTGCTATTATGGCTGATGTAGATGTATTGCATTGTGATGAGTTGATAGAAGTGACATTCGAGGAGGATGATAACGAGTTTGCTCTGATAGAGTGGCTCAATACGCTTTTGGCTTTAGCGCATATGAAACATCTTGCTTTGGGACGGTTTGAACTGCAGAAAGAGGGTAACTCTTGGAGAGGGAAAGCATGGGGAGACAAGTGGAAAAAAGAGATAGAGCGTGGAACAGAGGTTAAAGGGGCAACACTGACCATGCTCTCCGTCAAAGAAAAAGAAGACCATTGGGAAGCCCGATGTGTCGTCGATGTTTAA
- a CDS encoding AMP-binding protein, with protein MKHEMKSKADKRAQALLKIISELLTEIHPHHLPSEHISLDSRFEEELGLDSLSRVELIARVEREFKLSLPERAYSEAETPRDLLRMLLGTQKAYATLQDSEIASITLDKIEGTPFEAKTLVEVLQWHVAHHPDRPHIQFYQDDGQGDVITYDELEKGAKNVAAALQQRGVESGQSIAIMLPSSPDYFFIFFGILMAGGIPVPIYPPARPSQLEDHIRRHARILDNCRANILLTVPEAKHVAKLLKSMAPNLHHIVSTTDLKASSPSTMLPSINEQDIAFIQYTSGSTGNPKGVVLTHANLLHNIRAMGKVVKAGSKDVFVSWLPLYHDMGLIGAWLGSLYYSALFVVMSPLDFLARPERWLWAIHRYRGTLSASPNFGYEYSMHRLKDTDLTGLDLSSWRAAFNGAEAVSPETVEQFSKRFAPFGFNKEAMMPVYGLAESSVGLAFPPLGRGVYIDHIDRTTFTRSGSAISTLQDDSNVLRFVSCGLPLPGHHIRIVDETGHELPERQEGRLEFRGPSSTSGYYRDAQKTQTLFDGEWLDTGDLAYIANGELYVTGRIKDIIIRAGRNIYPDELEKMVGDIPNIRKGCVAVFASMDQKKQTEKLVILAEIRSEDSNEHQRLRNDINTLSIDLTGIPPDEVVLAPPGSVLKTSSGKIRRSASRERYEKGMITKKSQNVIWQVVRLALSGIKPQLRRLKHYLGSLFFAAYSLSIFALIAPIAWLSMTLLPKFSMRWRMVQGCAKLLAYITATPLRVNGVENLPLAGRSCVLVANHASLLDAAALIAALPRHFRFIAKSEFTKDFYTRLPLEKIHTEFVERFETTKSVHDTEHLRTVLESGHALFFFPEGTFSPVPGLMPFRLGAFSIAAGANVPVIPIAIKGTRSILRDGSWFPHNNPIHIEIGTPIDPKKIRSKADIKEWDVAIDLRDQSREFILQHCGEPDLS; from the coding sequence ATGAAACATGAAATGAAGTCTAAAGCGGATAAAAGGGCTCAAGCTCTGTTAAAAATTATAAGTGAACTTCTTACAGAGATACATCCCCATCATCTTCCTTCTGAGCATATTTCACTTGATAGCAGATTTGAAGAAGAGCTTGGACTCGACAGCCTTTCACGGGTTGAACTTATCGCAAGGGTTGAGAGGGAGTTCAAACTTTCATTACCGGAACGTGCTTACTCTGAAGCAGAAACACCACGGGACCTTTTGCGTATGCTGCTTGGTACACAAAAGGCATATGCTACCCTTCAAGATTCGGAAATTGCTTCAATAACACTCGATAAAATAGAAGGTACACCTTTTGAAGCAAAAACCCTTGTAGAGGTACTGCAATGGCATGTGGCACACCATCCGGACCGTCCCCATATCCAATTCTACCAAGATGATGGTCAGGGCGATGTCATCACTTATGATGAACTGGAAAAAGGTGCCAAAAATGTCGCAGCAGCATTGCAACAACGTGGAGTAGAGTCTGGTCAGTCGATCGCGATTATGCTACCCAGCAGTCCGGATTACTTTTTCATCTTTTTTGGCATACTGATGGCCGGTGGTATACCCGTCCCCATCTACCCACCTGCACGCCCTTCACAACTTGAGGACCACATCCGAAGACATGCCCGTATACTGGATAACTGCCGTGCAAATATCCTTCTTACCGTACCTGAAGCCAAGCATGTTGCAAAACTTCTAAAATCGATGGCTCCAAACCTTCATCATATCGTATCAACCACTGACTTGAAAGCCTCCTCCCCAAGTACCATGCTTCCAAGTATCAATGAACAGGATATCGCATTTATACAATATACATCAGGAAGTACCGGAAACCCTAAAGGCGTAGTACTGACACATGCCAACCTTCTTCACAATATCAGAGCTATGGGGAAAGTGGTCAAAGCAGGATCTAAAGATGTTTTTGTCAGTTGGCTGCCGCTTTATCATGATATGGGCCTTATTGGTGCCTGGCTTGGCAGCCTCTACTACTCTGCACTTTTTGTAGTCATGTCTCCATTAGATTTTTTGGCCAGACCTGAACGCTGGTTATGGGCGATCCACCGCTATAGGGGTACACTCTCTGCATCACCTAACTTCGGATATGAGTACAGTATGCATCGCTTAAAAGATACCGATCTGACAGGGTTGGATCTTAGCTCATGGCGTGCTGCATTCAACGGAGCAGAAGCAGTCAGCCCTGAAACTGTAGAACAGTTCAGTAAACGATTTGCACCATTTGGATTTAACAAAGAGGCGATGATGCCTGTTTACGGCCTTGCAGAGTCTTCGGTCGGTTTGGCATTTCCACCACTCGGACGTGGTGTATATATCGACCATATAGACCGCACTACTTTCACCCGTTCAGGAAGTGCCATAAGTACTTTACAAGATGACAGCAATGTTTTAAGATTTGTCAGTTGTGGATTACCTCTTCCAGGACACCACATCAGAATCGTGGATGAAACAGGGCATGAACTGCCCGAACGTCAAGAAGGACGCTTGGAGTTTCGCGGTCCCTCTTCGACCAGTGGCTACTACCGTGATGCCCAAAAGACTCAAACCCTTTTTGATGGAGAGTGGCTCGATACAGGTGACCTGGCCTATATTGCCAACGGAGAACTTTATGTAACCGGACGCATCAAGGACATTATCATACGTGCCGGACGTAACATTTACCCGGATGAACTGGAAAAGATGGTAGGGGATATACCAAATATCCGAAAAGGATGTGTGGCAGTATTTGCCAGTATGGATCAAAAGAAACAGACAGAAAAACTGGTTATTTTAGCTGAAATACGAAGTGAAGACTCGAATGAACACCAAAGATTGCGCAACGACATCAATACACTATCGATCGATCTCACCGGAATACCGCCTGATGAAGTTGTCTTGGCACCTCCTGGGAGCGTTCTAAAAACTTCAAGCGGAAAGATCAGACGTTCTGCAAGCCGTGAACGCTATGAAAAAGGAATGATCACTAAAAAGTCCCAAAATGTAATATGGCAGGTGGTCAGACTGGCACTTAGCGGTATCAAACCCCAATTACGACGTCTAAAACACTATCTTGGCAGCCTATTCTTTGCTGCATATAGTTTGTCCATCTTTGCTTTGATCGCACCGATTGCATGGCTCTCTATGACACTCCTGCCAAAGTTTTCCATGCGATGGCGTATGGTACAAGGCTGTGCAAAACTTCTAGCCTATATAACTGCCACACCGCTCAGAGTAAATGGTGTCGAAAACCTTCCACTTGCAGGAAGATCCTGCGTCTTAGTCGCCAATCACGCCAGTCTTCTTGATGCCGCAGCCCTCATAGCAGCACTACCGCGTCATTTTCGCTTTATTGCCAAGTCTGAGTTCACTAAAGACTTTTATACCCGTCTGCCACTGGAAAAGATTCATACGGAATTTGTCGAACGTTTTGAGACCACTAAAAGTGTTCACGATACAGAACATCTTCGTACCGTCCTCGAATCGGGTCATGCATTGTTCTTTTTCCCTGAAGGGACTTTCAGCCCGGTTCCCGGTCTTATGCCGTTTCGGCTGGGCGCATTCAGTATTGCAGCTGGGGCAAATGTACCGGTCATTCCCATAGCCATCAAAGGTACACGATCGATACTGCGGGATGGTTCCTGGTTCCCGCATAACAATCCGATTCACATAGAGATCGGTACACCTATCGATCCGAAGAAGATCAGATCCAAAGCAGATATAAAAGAGTGGGATGTAGCTATAGATTTGCGCGACCAAAGCCGCGAATTTATTTTGCAACACTGTGGTGAACCGGATCTTTCATAA
- a CDS encoding long-chain fatty acid--CoA ligase has translation MIYDEKIWLKHYDQGVTATVKYPKVPLFTFLEESASKYPHNRALSYLGNNISYSKLDRLVNKAANALTDLGVQKGDRVALYLANTPQFIIMLYGILKIGAIAVPINPLFKSAEVAYELNDSGAKTVVVMSRFYPIIQEIKEETGVKNVIVTNVKEYFPLFTKILFTLLKEKEDRVSIDATDHWLEKLMQQSNDKRPDIRVEPEDIALLQYTSGTTGTPKGVMLSHYNLVVNALQCRAWVTDTVEGQEHVLGWLPFFHSFGMTACLSYTMSCAGTLVLTPNPRDLAYIFKTMEKEKITIMPGVPTMYAALGNYKGVAKYDLSSVRACICGGAPLIESVKKRFVEVTGSKLVEGYGLSEASPVTHANPMNAPNKPNSIGVPMPDTECRIVDLENGKDEMEVGKEGELIVRGPQIMKGYWGQPEMTDEAIREGWLYTGDIVKMDEEGYFYVVDRKKDIIIVKGLNVSPTEVEKVCCTHSKVEDAAVVGIPHEYKGEEIKAFIVLKSGQEAEAYEIIEYLRNKLARFKVPSSVEFVDALPKNVMGKLMRRLLREREMKKNTEL, from the coding sequence ATGATATATGATGAAAAGATTTGGTTAAAACATTATGATCAGGGTGTAACTGCCACTGTAAAGTACCCTAAGGTACCACTTTTTACTTTTTTGGAAGAGTCAGCTTCAAAATATCCACACAATAGGGCTCTCTCCTACCTGGGAAATAACATCTCTTACAGCAAGCTGGATAGACTGGTAAACAAAGCAGCAAATGCTCTTACAGATCTGGGTGTTCAAAAAGGTGACCGTGTGGCACTTTATCTTGCCAATACACCCCAGTTTATTATTATGCTATATGGCATTTTAAAGATTGGAGCGATCGCTGTTCCTATAAATCCTCTTTTTAAGTCTGCAGAAGTGGCATATGAGCTTAATGACTCTGGTGCTAAAACTGTGGTCGTTATGAGTCGCTTTTATCCGATCATCCAAGAGATAAAAGAGGAAACAGGTGTTAAAAACGTCATTGTTACCAATGTCAAAGAGTACTTCCCCCTCTTCACCAAGATCCTCTTTACGCTTTTAAAAGAGAAAGAGGATAGGGTGAGCATAGATGCGACAGATCATTGGTTGGAAAAGTTGATGCAACAAAGCAATGATAAGAGGCCTGATATAAGGGTTGAACCTGAAGATATCGCGTTACTGCAGTACACCAGTGGAACAACAGGCACACCGAAGGGTGTGATGCTCAGCCACTATAATCTTGTCGTCAATGCACTTCAGTGCAGGGCATGGGTGACTGATACGGTTGAAGGCCAAGAGCATGTGTTGGGGTGGCTTCCTTTTTTTCACAGCTTCGGTATGACAGCCTGTCTTAGTTATACGATGAGCTGTGCAGGTACACTGGTATTGACCCCCAATCCCAGAGACTTGGCTTACATTTTTAAAACGATGGAAAAAGAGAAGATCACTATCATGCCGGGCGTACCTACGATGTATGCAGCATTGGGTAACTATAAGGGTGTGGCAAAGTATGATCTCAGTTCTGTAAGGGCATGCATTTGCGGAGGTGCTCCGTTGATAGAGAGTGTCAAAAAGAGGTTTGTGGAAGTGACAGGTTCAAAACTGGTTGAAGGTTATGGACTTTCAGAAGCATCTCCTGTGACACATGCCAATCCGATGAACGCCCCAAATAAACCAAACTCTATCGGTGTGCCCATGCCCGATACAGAGTGTAGGATCGTTGATCTTGAAAACGGAAAGGATGAGATGGAGGTCGGAAAAGAGGGGGAGCTTATCGTAAGGGGTCCACAGATAATGAAGGGGTACTGGGGGCAACCTGAAATGACAGATGAAGCGATAAGAGAGGGTTGGCTCTATACCGGTGATATTGTAAAAATGGATGAAGAGGGCTATTTTTATGTGGTTGACAGGAAAAAGGATATCATCATTGTTAAAGGGTTGAACGTATCACCTACAGAAGTGGAAAAGGTGTGCTGCACGCACTCAAAAGTCGAAGATGCAGCAGTTGTGGGTATACCGCATGAGTACAAAGGTGAAGAGATAAAGGCATTCATAGTGCTAAAATCGGGCCAAGAGGCTGAAGCATATGAGATCATCGAATACCTTAGAAACAAGCTTGCACGGTTCAAGGTTCCATCATCGGTCGAATTTGTAGACGCGTTACCTAAAAATGTCATGGGTAAATTGATGCGTCGCCTGTTACGTGAGAGGGAGATGAAGAAAAATACAGAACTCTAA